The Plasmodium sp. gorilla clade G2 genome assembly, chromosome: 5 DNA segment tgtattcaaatctaaaaaaaattagtaaccaaaaaaaaataaaaataatatataatctaaaaataaaaatatacataattttatttataaaaaatatattttttttatatatatatgtatacataaaaattaaattccGTTAtccattattttataatccaaaaaaaaaaaaaaaaaaaaaaataaaaaaaaataataaagtaaaattaaaaaatatataaaaattaatttttaaccATTctgtataaattttattaatatatttttctatattttttaatttaatatttttataggtacattaaaaaaaataaaataatatataataatatataatatatatataatttattttttatattatatttataataatttattttcatatatataaaataataatagaaaatatatatatatatatataataaaatattccgaaggaaaatattcttttcttttaaaaaataaataagaaaaaacaaTTATAAATACAACCCCCACCcttttatgttttaaatcTGTTAAAGAGGTAAATTCtcatagaaatatatacattatatttaatatatatatatatatatatatatatatattggatTGCAATATTAAATCCATAATACATATTcatgattttatatattaaatatttctttatgaatgtaatataaaataaataatatttattttatagagactgaatgtttttaaaaataatatatatatgatttaataattacttatattttttagcaacatttatatttgtagcatatatatatatatatatgtatattttttcttatatatattattataatgttctatatttgttttttcttttgtttttttttattttcaatatagGGATATTTGTTTGTAATTAATAAGGATAtagttaatataaaaaatttttttaaaatcaaaaaaattttaatttaatcattttaaaaaaatgtgtaGTGCAGCTCGAGCATTTGATTTTTTTGCTGACTTAGCCGACGAACCAACACAAGTAAAGGAAGCAGTACCAGACGCAACTGAAAAATTAGCAGAAGCAGTTTCCGATGCAGCAACTAATGTTAGTGATACAATAAGTGATACAGCTACTGGTATAGGAAATTTAGTTGGAGAAGCAGCTACTAGTATAGGAAATATTGTTGGTGGAGCAGCAAGCGGTATAGGAAACTTAGTTGGTGGAGCAGCAAGCGGGATAGGAAGTTTAGTTGGAGGTGCAGCAAGCGGGATAGGAAATTTAGTTGGTGATGCAGCAGAGGCACTTGCAACTACCGATTTAAAAGACATAATACCACAAAACTCTGAGTCTTCAACTGATTTAGTACCAGCTGAGACACCAGCTCCAACAGATGATTATC contains these protein-coding regions:
- a CDS encoding skeleton-binding protein 1, with translation MCSAARAFDFFADLADEPTQVKEAVPDATEKLAEAVSDAATNVSDTISDTATGIGNLVGEAATSIGNIVGGAASGIGNLVGGAASGIGSLVGGAASGIGNLVGDAAEALATTDLKDIIPQNSESSTDLVPAETPAPTDDYLDDDGFSSFREFLESTPCWQRRMAQEALLNDYQVESPAESMSPILRVQFFADFAKQAVQVAKQNYLYAVIFLFFVVNILLFINFYNLGKRKGYYLARKQRTQPKLEKNQDQNPDQKEFERDTKLIMPTIIRI